One Spinacia oleracea cultivar Varoflay chromosome 4, BTI_SOV_V1, whole genome shotgun sequence DNA segment encodes these proteins:
- the LOC110790891 gene encoding ribonuclease H2 subunit A isoform X2 produces MVYGCLYCAVSFQNALASLNFADSKTLKEEKREELFESLKANESIGWSVDVIDPRELSAKMLKKSKINLNEISHDSAMGLVTRVLNMGVLLTQVYVDTVGDPDKYCAKLSERFPSIKFVVAKKADSLYPVVSGASIVAKVTRDRALRNWSFDESAENMHRKFGSGYPGDPETKAWLEHHKHSIFGFPTLVRFSWGTCATYFKNGAEVVWEADSALDEDGTANKNGKRQLKLSSLGFTGGKRNSEEIESSGKGRCKFFQNRKLEQLTQF; encoded by the exons ATTCAAAAACTCTCAAGGAAGAGAAAAGGGAAGAGTTGTTCGAATCGTTGAAGGCCAATGAGTCTATTGGATGGAGTGTTGATGTAATAGATCCACGAGAACTGTCAGCTAAAATGTTGAAGAA GAGTAAGATAAATCTTAATGAAATATCACATGACTCGGCAATGGGCCTTGTCACACGAGTGCTTAATATGGGTGTGCTTCTAACACAG GTTTATGTGGATACAGTTGGAGATCCTGACAAGTACTGTGCAAAGTTGTCTGAAAGGTTTCCATCTATTAAATTTGTGGTTGCCAAGAAAGCTGACAGTCTTTACCCTGTTGTCAGTGGAGCCAGCATAGTTGCAAAG GTTACTAGAGATCGGGCTTTGCGTAATTGGAGCTTTGATGAATCAGCCGAAAACATGCACAGGAAGTTCGGATCTGGCTATCCTGGAG ATCCTGAGACTAAGGCCTGGCTAGAACATCACAAACATTCTATTTTTGGATTCCCTACATTGGTACGCTTCAGCTGGGGCACTTGCGCTACCTACTTCAAGAACGGTGCTGAAGTAGTATG GGAAGCTGATAGTGCCTTGGACGAGGATGGTACAGCTAACAAAAATGGCAAGCGACAGCTCAAGCTCAGCAGTCTTGGCTTCACAGGGGGCAAGAGAAATAGTGAGGAGATTGAGTCCAGTGGTAAAGGTCGCTGCAAGTTTTTCCAGAACCGCAAGCTTGAACAGCTTACACAATTCTAG